The following are encoded in a window of Verrucomicrobiia bacterium genomic DNA:
- a CDS encoding adenylyltransferase/cytidyltransferase family protein has product MNSLAKILSRSDLPAWRENLRRAGRRLAVTNGCFDLLHAGHVTYLEAARQTADALLVAVNSDASVRRLKGPLRPINGEADRARVLAALACVDAVTIFDEPDARAVLELLAPEVYVKGGDYTLDTINQDERRLVEKLGGQVLILPGVPGLSTTHLLRRLQEGP; this is encoded by the coding sequence GTGAATTCGCTGGCTAAAATCTTGTCCCGGAGCGACTTGCCCGCCTGGCGCGAAAATCTCCGTCGCGCGGGCCGGCGGCTGGCCGTGACCAATGGCTGCTTTGACCTGCTCCATGCCGGCCACGTTACTTATCTGGAAGCCGCCCGCCAGACCGCCGATGCCCTTTTGGTGGCCGTGAATTCCGACGCCTCCGTCCGCCGCCTCAAAGGCCCCCTTAGACCCATCAATGGTGAAGCCGATCGCGCCCGCGTCCTCGCCGCGCTGGCGTGCGTGGACGCCGTCACCATTTTTGACGAGCCCGATGCCCGGGCCGTCCTCGAATTGTTGGCCCCGGAGGTGTATGTCAAAGGAGGGGATTACACCCTGGACACCATCAACCAGGACGAACGCCGGTTGGTGGAAAAACTGGGCGGTCAGGTGCTCATCCTGCCCGGTGTGCCCGGCCTTTCCACCACCCACCTGCTCCGCCGCCTGCAGGAAGGCCCTTAA
- a CDS encoding DUF151 domain-containing protein produces the protein MKSDVIPVELRGIVPSTNGCALFVGNEQKVFVIHVESNMGAVIGMFMRDIPKERPLTHDLMINIFKGLGVTVERVVITEVKNSTYFARLILQQQNELGRKILELDARPSDCLALATALKRPIFVTQSLFSQVEDMSEYLHRYNEASGEMGESE, from the coding sequence ATGAAATCCGATGTCATACCGGTGGAGTTACGGGGGATTGTGCCCTCGACCAACGGCTGTGCACTGTTTGTGGGGAACGAGCAGAAGGTTTTTGTCATTCATGTGGAAAGCAACATGGGGGCGGTGATCGGAATGTTCATGCGCGACATTCCCAAGGAACGTCCACTGACGCATGATTTGATGATCAACATCTTCAAGGGGCTGGGCGTGACGGTGGAACGGGTGGTGATTACGGAGGTGAAAAATTCCACTTACTTTGCCCGCCTGATATTGCAACAGCAGAACGAATTGGGCCGCAAGATATTGGAGCTGGATGCGCGGCCCAGCGATTGTCTGGCGCTGGCGACGGCCTTGAAGCGGCCCATTTTTGTGACCCAATCCCTGTTCTCCCAGGTGGAGGACATGAGCGAATACCTGCATCGTTATAATGAAGCCTCCGGAGAGATGGGGGAATCGGAATAA
- a CDS encoding DNA polymerase III subunit delta — MPSRAATASPVVFFGGTDDFTVQRRAREQFEAWSRELGGMDHEIIEATANTADQAIKAIGRLREALLTLPFFGGAKAVWFKDCNFLGEEGAGERKVGGAAEVQEALQGLAELLSRFDWSGVRLVISAGKVDRRKSFYKALEKLARVELIEALSADDRDWEDTAVALVQREAEGRGKSLSDAVAAALVEAVGPNTAQLVAEVEKLSLYVGERGRIERADVEAVVSRQKVARAFALGDALGERNLPLLMRRLDEELWAMQTDRKRSEIGLIYGLIAKWRAMLMAKMLVEEGWLRPRMNFAEVKAQMAKWPEERLARDKKYSPLGLNAYVLFRALEHSSRYTMAELVRGMEILLEANVKMVSSGQEEALILQQALTRMVGTASSRAGSAAGA, encoded by the coding sequence ATGCCTTCCCGAGCAGCCACGGCCAGCCCGGTGGTGTTCTTTGGCGGCACTGACGACTTCACAGTGCAACGCCGGGCGCGGGAGCAATTTGAAGCGTGGAGCCGTGAGCTGGGCGGCATGGATCATGAGATCATCGAAGCCACCGCCAACACCGCCGACCAGGCAATCAAAGCGATCGGCCGGCTGCGCGAGGCCTTGCTGACCCTGCCTTTTTTCGGCGGCGCCAAGGCGGTGTGGTTCAAAGACTGCAATTTCCTTGGGGAAGAAGGTGCGGGGGAGCGGAAGGTTGGCGGCGCGGCGGAGGTGCAGGAGGCCTTGCAGGGGTTGGCCGAGTTGTTGTCCCGCTTTGATTGGTCCGGAGTGCGTCTGGTGATAAGCGCCGGGAAGGTGGACCGGCGGAAATCTTTTTACAAGGCGCTGGAGAAGCTGGCGCGGGTGGAATTGATTGAAGCACTCTCCGCCGATGACCGGGATTGGGAGGACACCGCCGTGGCCCTGGTGCAACGCGAGGCCGAGGGGCGGGGGAAAAGTTTGTCGGACGCCGTGGCTGCAGCGCTGGTGGAGGCGGTCGGCCCCAACACCGCCCAACTGGTGGCGGAGGTGGAAAAGTTGTCGCTGTATGTGGGCGAGCGTGGCCGCATTGAGCGGGCCGATGTGGAGGCGGTGGTATCGCGGCAGAAGGTGGCGCGGGCATTTGCGCTGGGGGATGCGTTGGGGGAGCGCAACCTGCCCTTGTTGATGCGGCGGCTGGACGAGGAATTGTGGGCGATGCAAACCGACCGGAAACGCTCCGAGATCGGTTTGATCTACGGGCTGATTGCCAAATGGCGGGCGATGTTGATGGCCAAGATGCTGGTGGAAGAAGGCTGGCTGCGCCCCCGCATGAATTTTGCCGAAGTCAAAGCGCAGATGGCCAAGTGGCCCGAGGAGCGGCTGGCCCGGGACAAAAAGTACAGCCCGCTGGGACTCAATGCGTATGTGTTGTTTCGGGCCCTGGAGCACAGCTCGCGCTACACCATGGCCGAGCTGGTGAGGGGCATGGAAATTCTGCTGGAGGCCAACGTGAAGATGGTCAGTTCCGGCCAGGAGGAGGCCTTGATATTGCAACAAGCCCTGACGCGCATGGTGGGCACGGCCTCCTCCCGGGCTGGCAGTGCGGCTGGTGCATGA
- a CDS encoding STAS domain-containing protein — MSANACPLEVCLKAGTAVLRVNGRASMKCSPEFKRLLLELYQRGTTHFVLDLSQCDLMDSTFLGVLLGFAIKTPAGPAGPPKVELYRPGARVKSLFETLGVMEYFPLRETLSIEGLNYEPVCTQEGGASKTELAATSLEAHQNLMAVNPANVMRFKDVVKFLEEDLGQQGGGHGKA, encoded by the coding sequence ATGAGTGCCAATGCATGTCCTCTGGAGGTTTGCCTGAAGGCCGGGACGGCGGTGCTGCGGGTGAACGGGCGCGCCAGCATGAAATGCAGTCCGGAGTTCAAGCGGTTGTTGCTGGAATTGTATCAGCGGGGCACCACGCATTTTGTGCTGGATTTGAGCCAGTGCGATTTGATGGACAGCACCTTTTTGGGGGTCTTGCTGGGTTTTGCCATCAAGACGCCCGCCGGGCCGGCCGGCCCGCCCAAGGTGGAGTTGTATCGGCCCGGCGCGCGGGTAAAAAGTTTGTTTGAGACCCTGGGAGTAATGGAGTATTTCCCGTTGCGCGAAACACTGTCCATCGAAGGCCTCAATTACGAGCCGGTGTGCACGCAGGAAGGAGGCGCCTCCAAAACTGAACTGGCCGCGACTTCGCTGGAGGCGCATCAGAACTTGATGGCGGTGAATCCGGCCAACGTGATGCGCTTCAAGGATGTGGTGAAATTTCTGGAGGAAGATTTGGGCCAGCAGGGCGGTGGCCACGGGAAGGCGTGA
- a CDS encoding glycosyltransferase, which yields MQRDPSLLLLIPAYNEEQRIGPVLRDYGTWFRDHYHGPFQLVVVLNGCRDNTRGVVEEVAKDFPFIRYLEFPDPIGKGGALIEGLKLAPLAEAIGYVDADGATRPPAFYDLVRRLPEADCVIGSRWLPGAVLHQVQTTKRRFASRVFHAIVQLFFWMNIRDTQCGAKVMRREAVEKIHAALTIADMAFDINLLYVLKRAGCRILEVPTEWTDKIGSKVTLGRTSLTMLLSVIRLRLIYSPFYRWLRPLRPLEAWLYKKLRAPVPLAHDQTTRR from the coding sequence ATGCAACGGGACCCCAGTTTGTTGCTCCTGATTCCTGCCTACAACGAAGAGCAGCGAATCGGGCCGGTGCTCCGTGACTATGGCACATGGTTTCGCGACCACTACCACGGCCCCTTCCAGTTGGTGGTCGTGCTCAACGGCTGCCGGGACAACACGCGGGGAGTCGTGGAGGAGGTGGCAAAAGATTTCCCCTTCATCCGATACCTGGAGTTTCCCGACCCCATAGGCAAGGGGGGCGCACTCATCGAAGGGCTGAAGCTGGCCCCCCTGGCCGAGGCCATCGGCTACGTGGACGCTGACGGCGCCACGCGCCCCCCCGCCTTTTATGATTTGGTCCGGCGCCTCCCCGAAGCGGATTGTGTCATCGGCTCCCGCTGGCTGCCCGGCGCCGTATTGCATCAGGTCCAAACCACCAAACGCCGCTTTGCCAGCCGCGTGTTTCACGCCATTGTGCAGCTTTTCTTCTGGATGAACATCCGCGATACCCAGTGCGGGGCCAAAGTCATGCGCCGCGAGGCCGTGGAGAAAATCCATGCTGCGTTGACCATTGCGGACATGGCCTTTGACATCAATCTCCTTTACGTGCTGAAACGGGCCGGCTGCCGCATCCTGGAAGTGCCCACCGAGTGGACTGATAAAATCGGCAGCAAAGTCACCCTGGGCCGCACTTCCCTGACCATGCTGCTATCGGTGATCCGTTTGCGGCTTATTTACTCCCCCTTTTATCGCTGGCTGCGCCCGCTCCGCCCCCTGGAAGCCTGGCTCTATAAGAAACTTCGCGCGCCGGTCCCCCTCGCGCACGACCAGACCACGCGCCGGTAA